Proteins co-encoded in one Cupriavidus taiwanensis genomic window:
- a CDS encoding MalY/PatB family protein produces MKIYATAVQGETSAGAGHAPSVFDEVIDRARSQSMKWAIPEKLLAPEEAAAKPLPMWVADMDFRAPQAVIDALHEALDHGIFGYPGGATDSYVDAVVAWQGRRFGWEVAKEWVVQTSGIITALKTAIQAFSAPGDSVLIQPPVYAHFHNDVLMNGRHLALAPLERTDAGYRFDPATFDAAIRDDTRLFILSNPHNPTGNVWSEAELRTMGEICLRRGVLVISDEIHQDLILNPEKKHIPFASLGDDFARHSITCTAPSKTFNLPGLQSANVFVPDRRLRDELRRQYDRNMFPLVNTLGMVAAEAAYAHGEPWLEELLAYLRANHEHFRESVHRATSRIQVLPADSLYLAWMDCRGLGMDAPTLDRFMLTRARLWLDKGQKFGIEGHGYMRVNLGCPRATVDEAISRLTAAVAGL; encoded by the coding sequence ATGAAGATTTATGCAACGGCAGTGCAAGGCGAGACGTCGGCGGGAGCCGGCCACGCGCCCAGCGTGTTCGACGAAGTCATCGACCGTGCCAGGTCGCAATCCATGAAGTGGGCCATTCCGGAAAAACTGCTGGCGCCGGAAGAAGCGGCTGCAAAGCCGTTGCCGATGTGGGTCGCCGACATGGATTTCCGCGCGCCGCAGGCCGTCATCGATGCGCTGCACGAAGCGCTGGATCACGGCATCTTTGGCTACCCCGGGGGTGCGACCGACAGCTACGTCGATGCCGTGGTCGCGTGGCAGGGCAGGCGGTTCGGCTGGGAAGTGGCGAAGGAATGGGTGGTGCAGACTTCCGGCATCATCACCGCGCTGAAGACGGCGATCCAGGCGTTCTCCGCCCCCGGCGATTCCGTGCTGATCCAGCCGCCGGTCTATGCGCACTTCCATAACGACGTGCTGATGAACGGCCGCCATCTCGCCTTGGCTCCGCTCGAGCGTACCGATGCCGGCTACCGCTTCGATCCGGCCACCTTCGATGCGGCGATCCGCGACGATACCAGGCTCTTCATCCTGAGCAATCCGCACAACCCCACCGGCAATGTCTGGTCCGAGGCGGAATTGCGGACCATGGGCGAGATCTGCCTGCGCCGTGGTGTCCTGGTTATCTCGGACGAGATCCATCAGGACCTGATTCTCAACCCTGAGAAGAAGCACATTCCCTTTGCTTCCCTCGGCGACGATTTCGCCCGGCACAGCATTACCTGCACGGCGCCCAGCAAGACCTTCAACCTGCCGGGATTGCAGAGCGCGAACGTATTCGTACCGGACCGGCGCCTGCGCGACGAACTGCGCCGCCAATACGACCGCAACATGTTTCCGCTGGTCAATACGCTGGGCATGGTTGCCGCCGAGGCAGCCTACGCCCACGGCGAACCATGGCTGGAAGAGCTGCTGGCATACCTGCGCGCCAATCACGAACATTTTCGCGAGTCGGTGCATCGCGCGACCTCGCGCATCCAGGTGCTGCCGGCCGACTCGCTCTACCTGGCGTGGATGGACTGCCGCGGCCTCGGCATGGATGCGCCGACGCTCGACCGGTTCATGCTGACCAGGGCCCGCCTCTGGCTCGACAAGGGCCAGAAGTTCGGCATCGAAGGCCACGGCTACATGCGCGTCAACCTGGGCTGCCCGCGCGCGACCGTGGATGAAGCGATCAGCAGGTTGACCGCCGCCGTCGCCGGACTCTGA
- a CDS encoding amino acid permease produces the protein MHSKTDARPYEQEELRRDLKSRHIQMIAIGGAIGTGLFYGSSWAIKTAGPAIILTYLVAAVAIYFVMRALGEMAVEEPVSGSYISYSNRYIHRFAGFLNGWNAFIFLLATSAAELNALGNYVHFWFPTMPIWVTALIAVSVMFFVNMIGVKFYGEAEFWFALIKVTAIVAMIVFGVGMIFFGLGNHGEPIGHHNLVDHGGFFAKGIGGMVLSIVMVAFSFGGIENLGLAAGEAKDVKTTMPKAVSATFWRLLIFYVGAIAVLLMIFPWTSLTAKGSPFVDVFARIGVPAAAGIMNLVVITAVLSAVNASVFTNSRTFYNLALQKNAPAFLGTVNRRNVPSRAIMLVFATMFAGVLLNYLMPEKAFELFSSITVFALVCAWTSIVVSHLRFRKLKMQAGQAHSLSYKMPFFPYGNYIALAFIAAVLVCIAILPDMRMSLMVSAAWVAIVFVAYKFYTREAQPALADLPDADPRLP, from the coding sequence ATGCACAGCAAAACCGACGCTCGGCCCTATGAACAGGAAGAGCTCAGACGAGATCTGAAAAGCCGCCATATCCAGATGATCGCCATCGGCGGCGCGATCGGCACCGGCCTGTTCTATGGCTCGTCCTGGGCCATCAAGACCGCGGGCCCGGCGATCATCCTGACCTACCTGGTCGCCGCGGTGGCGATCTACTTCGTCATGCGGGCCCTGGGCGAGATGGCGGTGGAGGAGCCGGTCTCCGGGTCCTATATTTCGTACTCGAACCGGTATATCCACCGCTTTGCCGGCTTCCTGAACGGCTGGAACGCGTTTATCTTCCTGCTGGCGACAAGCGCGGCCGAACTGAACGCACTGGGCAACTACGTGCACTTCTGGTTCCCGACCATGCCGATCTGGGTGACCGCGCTGATCGCCGTATCGGTGATGTTCTTCGTAAACATGATTGGCGTGAAGTTCTACGGCGAGGCCGAGTTCTGGTTCGCGCTGATCAAGGTGACGGCGATCGTTGCCATGATCGTGTTCGGCGTCGGCATGATTTTCTTTGGGCTGGGCAACCATGGCGAGCCCATCGGGCATCACAACCTGGTCGACCATGGCGGCTTCTTCGCCAAGGGCATCGGCGGCATGGTGCTGTCGATCGTGATGGTGGCGTTCTCGTTCGGCGGCATCGAGAACCTCGGCCTGGCGGCGGGGGAGGCAAAGGATGTCAAGACCACCATGCCCAAGGCCGTCAGCGCGACGTTCTGGCGCCTGCTGATCTTCTACGTCGGTGCCATTGCGGTGCTGCTGATGATCTTCCCGTGGACCTCGCTGACCGCGAAGGGCAGCCCGTTCGTCGATGTCTTCGCCAGGATCGGCGTGCCCGCCGCGGCCGGGATCATGAACCTGGTGGTCATCACCGCGGTGCTTTCCGCCGTGAATGCCAGCGTGTTCACCAACAGCCGCACGTTCTATAACCTGGCACTGCAGAAGAACGCACCGGCTTTCCTGGGCACCGTCAACCGCCGCAATGTGCCGTCGCGGGCCATCATGCTGGTGTTCGCCACCATGTTCGCCGGCGTGCTGCTGAACTACCTGATGCCGGAGAAGGCGTTCGAGCTGTTCTCGTCGATCACCGTGTTCGCGCTGGTGTGTGCCTGGACCTCGATCGTGGTCAGCCACCTGCGCTTCCGCAAGCTCAAAATGCAGGCCGGGCAGGCGCACAGCCTTTCCTACAAGATGCCGTTCTTCCCCTATGGCAACTACATTGCCCTGGCGTTCATCGCCGCGGTGCTGGTCTGCATCGCGATCCTGCCGGACATGCGGATGTCGCTGATGGTCTCGGCGGCGTGGGTGGCGATCGTGTTCGTCGCCTACAAGTTCTACACCCGCGAAGCGCAGCCGGCGCTGGCCGACCTGCCCGATGCGGATCCCAGGCTGCCATAG
- a CDS encoding DUF7706 family protein, whose translation MAPTIRLDLDERRAAALARFLRNVTWSDLTACAGDVEQALLMRDALDTVGRALVLGDAGRIARGVDRPGGVQRSTR comes from the coding sequence ATGGCACCCACCATAAGGCTGGACCTCGACGAGCGGCGGGCCGCCGCTCTGGCGAGGTTTCTGCGCAACGTGACGTGGTCAGACCTGACCGCATGCGCCGGCGATGTCGAACAAGCCTTGCTGATGCGCGACGCGCTCGACACCGTCGGCCGCGCGCTGGTGCTGGGCGATGCCGGGCGCATCGCGCGGGGTGTCGACCGTCCCGGCGGGGTTCAGCGCAGCACCCGGTAG
- a CDS encoding dihydrofolate reductase family protein: MITGHVFIATSLDGFIARPDGDIGWLLERDDPAEDHGYTAFIADKDAIVMGRGSYEKIITMGAWAYDRPVLVLSRQLAGTPVPDALQGKVRFSGATPREAMAQLEAEGAQRVYVDGGQLVQSFLREGLIADMVVTTAPVLIGAGRPLFGALPGDVSLKLESSRHFPSGLVQSSYRVLR, encoded by the coding sequence ATGATCACCGGACACGTCTTCATTGCCACCAGCCTCGATGGTTTTATCGCCCGCCCCGATGGCGACATCGGCTGGCTTCTGGAGCGGGATGACCCCGCCGAAGACCATGGCTACACCGCCTTTATCGCCGACAAGGACGCGATCGTGATGGGCCGCGGCAGCTATGAAAAAATCATCACGATGGGCGCATGGGCTTACGACCGACCGGTGCTGGTGCTGTCCCGGCAACTGGCCGGGACGCCGGTGCCCGACGCGTTGCAGGGCAAGGTGCGCTTCTCCGGTGCGACGCCGCGGGAGGCAATGGCGCAGCTGGAGGCGGAAGGCGCGCAACGCGTCTACGTCGACGGCGGCCAGTTGGTGCAGTCGTTCCTTCGCGAAGGATTGATCGCCGACATGGTGGTCACCACCGCGCCGGTGCTGATCGGCGCAGGCAGGCCGTTGTTCGGCGCGCTGCCGGGCGACGTGAGCCTGAAGCTTGAATCGAGCCGTCACTTCCCGTCCGGGCTGGTGCAATCGTCCTACCGGGTGCTGCGCTGA
- a CDS encoding SDR family NAD(P)-dependent oxidoreductase, with amino-acid sequence MQSFKGKVAFVTGAATGIGRQTALSFASAGADVALLDTATVAAEETAHDIEQAGAKAIFVRADVAQGADVARAIDQTIRSLGRLDFAFNNAGIAPRGAPICDFSEEEWDKTIAVNLKGIWLCMKYQCARMLEHGAGVIVNTSSIMGLVSGPGLSAYSASKAGVLGLTRSVAVDYASRGIRVNAICPGGIAHTAITERPENQQDMAQLTLATPMQRLGEPGDIASAVMWLCSPGASFVTGQAIAVDGGFTVW; translated from the coding sequence ATGCAGTCATTCAAAGGTAAGGTTGCGTTTGTCACCGGGGCGGCCACCGGCATCGGTCGCCAGACCGCGCTCAGCTTCGCCAGCGCCGGCGCCGACGTCGCCCTGCTGGATACCGCCACGGTAGCCGCTGAGGAAACCGCGCACGACATCGAACAAGCCGGAGCGAAGGCCATCTTTGTCCGCGCAGACGTGGCCCAGGGCGCGGACGTCGCCAGGGCGATAGACCAGACCATCCGCTCCCTGGGTCGTCTTGATTTCGCCTTCAACAACGCCGGCATCGCGCCGCGCGGCGCGCCGATCTGCGATTTCTCCGAGGAAGAGTGGGACAAGACCATTGCCGTCAACCTGAAGGGCATCTGGCTGTGCATGAAATACCAGTGCGCGCGGATGCTGGAGCACGGCGCCGGGGTCATCGTCAACACGTCCTCCATCATGGGGCTCGTCAGCGGACCCGGACTGTCGGCCTACTCTGCCTCAAAGGCCGGGGTGCTCGGACTGACCCGGTCCGTTGCGGTGGACTACGCCAGCCGCGGCATCCGCGTCAACGCCATTTGCCCCGGCGGCATTGCGCACACGGCCATCACCGAGCGCCCCGAGAACCAGCAAGACATGGCCCAGCTGACACTCGCAACGCCCATGCAAAGACTGGGCGAGCCGGGCGACATTGCCAGCGCCGTGATGTGGCTCTGCTCGCCCGGCGCAAGCTTTGTCACCGGCCAGGCCATCGCTGTCGATGGTGGCTTCACGGTCTGGTAA
- a CDS encoding helix-turn-helix transcriptional regulator, which produces MPPKTTVPPDPPAASMLEFSQFSKLLAMLYEGPLEDIPWSRSLEAIRTCLHANYVTLILRSPASGRNGLMIHASAQGTVLPGEASYHNYYFALDPFVNLPTDRIITVDELVGDSHWRSSEMYKQFHQPFDVGYMMGADLRTEDGVECRLRICRSHQGANFSDAEKAACGALLPHLKRAVRLHSRFDIANSERKLYVNAFDRMLVGTVMLDESGSVMQTNPLADEIFAANDGMRRRGSALELKYQTEDRKFQKLVRQALAERASNASSVVHAVAVSRPSGKPRLGVLIRSIPLSEWPEDTLRRPACAIFVRDPSRKSLASHELVGKLFGFTPAESSLALALTNGLTLEEAGEELGISKNTARAHLRAIYSKTGVTRQATLVGSILNSAFSLG; this is translated from the coding sequence ATGCCCCCCAAAACCACCGTGCCACCGGACCCGCCAGCGGCATCGATGCTGGAGTTCAGCCAGTTCAGCAAGCTGCTGGCGATGCTGTATGAGGGGCCCCTGGAGGACATTCCCTGGAGCCGCTCGCTGGAGGCGATCCGCACGTGCCTGCACGCGAACTATGTCACGCTCATCCTGCGATCGCCCGCCTCTGGCCGCAACGGCCTGATGATCCACGCTTCCGCGCAAGGCACCGTACTGCCGGGTGAAGCTTCCTACCACAATTATTATTTCGCGCTGGATCCGTTCGTTAACCTGCCGACGGACCGGATCATCACCGTCGACGAACTGGTCGGGGACAGCCATTGGCGCAGCAGCGAAATGTACAAGCAGTTCCACCAACCCTTCGACGTCGGCTACATGATGGGCGCCGACCTCCGCACCGAGGATGGCGTGGAATGTCGCCTGCGCATCTGCCGCAGCCACCAGGGCGCCAACTTCTCCGATGCCGAGAAGGCTGCCTGCGGCGCCTTGTTGCCACACCTGAAGCGCGCGGTGCGGCTGCACTCCAGGTTCGATATCGCCAATTCGGAGCGCAAGCTCTATGTCAATGCATTCGACCGGATGCTGGTGGGCACGGTCATGCTGGATGAGTCCGGCTCGGTGATGCAGACCAACCCGCTCGCGGACGAGATCTTTGCTGCAAACGATGGCATGCGCCGGCGCGGAAGCGCGCTCGAACTGAAGTACCAGACCGAGGACCGGAAGTTCCAGAAGCTGGTGCGGCAGGCGCTGGCCGAACGCGCGTCCAATGCCTCGTCCGTGGTCCACGCCGTCGCGGTCTCGCGGCCCTCCGGCAAGCCGAGACTGGGCGTACTGATCCGCAGCATTCCGCTCAGCGAATGGCCAGAAGACACTTTGCGGCGACCCGCCTGCGCCATCTTTGTCCGCGACCCGTCGCGCAAGTCGCTGGCGTCGCACGAGCTGGTGGGCAAGCTCTTTGGCTTCACGCCGGCTGAATCCAGCCTGGCGCTGGCGCTGACCAACGGCCTGACGCTCGAGGAGGCCGGCGAAGAACTGGGCATCAGCAAGAACACCGCGCGGGCGCACCTGCGCGCCATCTATTCCAAGACCGGCGTGACGCGCCAGGCGACGTTGGTCGGATCCATCCTGAACAGCGCGTTTTCCCTGGGCTGA
- a CDS encoding amidohydrolase, with the protein MHPIEHLHAFFEREAPRFAELSDKIWGLAELRYAERVSASLHADGLAQAGFRVQADLAGIPTAFHAEFGEGGPVIGVLGEYDALSGLNQESGALQCMPSRESPGPNGHGCGHHLLGAAAHLAALAVQQHLRAHKLPGRIRFYGCPAEEGGSGKTFMARAGAFDDLSAALTWHPASYTGVFSQATLANVQASFVFHGRAAHAANSPHLGRSALDAVELMNVGSNYLREHMPPDARVHYAITDSGGLSPNVVQARAEVLYLIRAARNDDAAALYARVCDIARGAALMTGCEVEIRFDKACSNLMQNTALNRILYAEMQQLGKLPVGAREQEDAARHHATLPDSDVAEAGRSLASVLRGKPPALFDGLRPFDPDDTELLYGSTDVGDVSWITPTAQCWVACYAFGTPFHSWQMVSQGTSSLAHIGMVHAARSMAATAIRLLEQPELLAAAREELVARRGGRPYVCPIPDDVALPVARTRS; encoded by the coding sequence ATGCATCCCATCGAACACCTTCACGCATTCTTTGAACGCGAAGCCCCGCGCTTCGCCGAACTCAGCGACAAGATCTGGGGGCTGGCCGAACTGCGCTACGCCGAGCGGGTCTCCGCCAGCCTGCATGCCGATGGCCTTGCGCAGGCCGGCTTCCGCGTGCAGGCTGATCTCGCCGGCATCCCGACCGCCTTCCACGCCGAGTTCGGCGAAGGCGGCCCGGTGATCGGCGTGCTCGGCGAGTACGACGCGCTGTCCGGACTGAACCAGGAGAGCGGCGCCCTGCAATGCATGCCGTCGCGGGAAAGCCCCGGGCCGAACGGCCACGGCTGCGGCCACCACCTGCTGGGCGCCGCCGCGCACCTGGCGGCGCTCGCGGTGCAGCAGCACCTGCGCGCGCACAAGTTGCCCGGCCGCATCCGCTTCTACGGCTGCCCCGCCGAGGAAGGCGGCTCGGGCAAGACCTTCATGGCACGCGCCGGGGCTTTCGACGACCTGTCGGCCGCGCTCACCTGGCATCCGGCCAGCTACACCGGCGTGTTCAGCCAGGCCACGCTGGCCAATGTACAGGCGAGCTTCGTCTTCCATGGCCGCGCCGCGCATGCCGCCAACTCGCCCCACCTGGGCCGCAGCGCGCTGGACGCGGTGGAGCTGATGAACGTGGGCAGCAATTACCTGCGCGAGCACATGCCGCCCGACGCGCGCGTCCACTACGCCATCACCGACAGCGGCGGCCTCTCGCCCAACGTGGTGCAGGCCCGCGCCGAGGTGCTCTACCTGATCCGCGCCGCGCGCAACGACGATGCCGCGGCGCTCTACGCGCGCGTGTGCGACATCGCCCGCGGCGCGGCCCTGATGACCGGCTGCGAAGTCGAGATCCGCTTCGACAAGGCCTGCTCCAACCTGATGCAGAACACCGCGCTCAACCGGATCCTGTACGCCGAGATGCAGCAGCTCGGCAAGCTGCCGGTCGGCGCGCGCGAGCAGGAGGATGCGGCGCGCCACCATGCCACCCTGCCCGACAGCGACGTCGCCGAAGCCGGCCGCTCGCTGGCCAGCGTCTTGCGCGGCAAGCCGCCGGCGCTGTTCGATGGCCTGCGGCCGTTCGACCCGGACGACACCGAGCTGCTCTACGGCTCCACCGACGTCGGCGATGTCAGCTGGATCACGCCGACCGCGCAGTGCTGGGTCGCGTGCTATGCCTTCGGCACGCCCTTCCACTCCTGGCAGATGGTTTCGCAAGGGACTTCGTCGCTGGCGCATATCGGCATGGTGCACGCGGCCAGGTCGATGGCAGCCACTGCGATCCGCCTGCTCGAGCAGCCCGAACTGCTGGCCGCGGCGCGAGAAGAACTGGTTGCGCGGCGCGGCGGCAGGCCTTATGTCTGCCCGATTCCCGACGACGTGGCCTTGCCCGTCGCCAGAACCAGGAGCTAA
- a CDS encoding Bug family tripartite tricarboxylate transporter substrate binding protein encodes MAALAICLLPSAAAAGTAFPSKPLRLIVPFAAGGSSDLIARVVAERMRKELGQAVVVENRAGAGGMMGSEVVALAPPDGYTLGLATVSTLAVNPIFYDKAAKTNQHLRPLAMLVSMPAVITVNPAMPAKDFAGFVAELKRKPGAYSSAVPGVGSLGHLLVEAMNDKLGVKMTVVPYRGIGPALNDTLAGVVQILPDQLPSALPQVKAGKLVPLAVAGDKRVPQLPQVPTLKELGHGDLSDLGNSWFGLAVPAKTPAPVADKLRAAALKTIQAPEVLARLEQMGASPAAGDEAHFQALIETQLKRNRAVVQRAGIKVE; translated from the coding sequence TTGGCCGCGCTGGCCATCTGCCTGTTGCCGTCGGCGGCCGCCGCCGGGACGGCCTTCCCGAGCAAGCCGCTGCGGCTGATCGTGCCCTTTGCCGCCGGCGGTTCCAGCGACCTGATCGCGCGCGTGGTCGCCGAGCGCATGCGCAAGGAACTTGGCCAGGCCGTGGTGGTGGAAAACCGCGCGGGTGCCGGCGGCATGATGGGGTCCGAGGTGGTGGCGCTGGCGCCGCCGGACGGCTATACCCTGGGCCTGGCCACGGTCAGCACCCTGGCGGTCAACCCGATCTTCTACGACAAGGCCGCCAAGACCAACCAGCACTTGCGCCCCCTGGCCATGCTGGTCAGCATGCCCGCCGTCATCACCGTGAATCCGGCCATGCCGGCGAAGGACTTTGCCGGCTTCGTGGCGGAGCTCAAGCGCAAGCCCGGCGCGTACAGCAGCGCGGTGCCCGGCGTCGGCAGCCTCGGGCACCTGCTGGTCGAAGCCATGAACGACAAGCTGGGCGTGAAGATGACCGTCGTGCCATACCGCGGCATCGGCCCCGCGCTCAACGATACCCTCGCCGGCGTGGTCCAGATCCTGCCCGACCAGCTGCCGTCGGCACTGCCGCAGGTGAAGGCCGGCAAGCTGGTGCCGCTCGCGGTCGCGGGCGACAAGCGCGTGCCCCAGCTGCCGCAGGTGCCCACGCTCAAGGAACTCGGCCATGGCGACCTCAGCGACCTGGGCAACAGCTGGTTCGGGCTGGCGGTTCCGGCCAAAACGCCGGCGCCCGTGGCCGACAAGCTGCGCGCCGCGGCGCTGAAAACCATACAGGCGCCGGAAGTGCTGGCGCGGCTCGAACAGATGGGGGCAAGCCCCGCCGCTGGCGACGAAGCACACTTTCAGGCGCTGATCGAGACCCAGCTCAAGCGCAACCGCGCCGTGGTGCAGCGCGCGGGCATCAAGGTGGAGTAA
- a CDS encoding LysR family transcriptional regulator, with the protein MPRIASDSPPLPSAWPDLADVGTSTLARVLYTRLATHGRLRQLQLLVAVSDCGSIARAAGEIPMSQSAATQALAELERIFGTQLFERHARGIRPTPAGRALTDAARGVMTRLQQAAESLAAIRQGASAALRIGAIPAASGALVAPLLGAFYDAHPDVHLELQEDSGSSLLPQLAGGNLDAVFCRTPQRLPASLVFEPLLDDDVVILAAPSHPMAGRRNLPLEALAGARWVLPAASIQLREVFESLVLGALPEAKWFPVSTLSLPALEGLLQQPGAVTLIPRSVSAGMLAGARVCRLDVAMSVPLSPLGVAHSAHDAPGLLRDFLALLRERLERKTTTGGR; encoded by the coding sequence ATGCCTCGGATTGCGAGCGATTCCCCGCCCTTGCCGTCGGCGTGGCCGGACCTGGCCGACGTCGGCACCTCCACGCTTGCCAGGGTGCTCTACACCCGGCTTGCCACGCACGGCAGGCTGCGGCAACTGCAATTGCTGGTGGCGGTGAGCGATTGCGGCAGCATCGCGCGCGCCGCCGGCGAAATCCCCATGAGCCAGTCGGCCGCCACGCAGGCCCTGGCCGAACTGGAGCGGATCTTTGGCACGCAACTGTTCGAGCGCCACGCACGCGGCATCCGGCCCACGCCGGCCGGGCGCGCCCTGACGGATGCCGCGCGCGGTGTCATGACCCGGCTGCAACAGGCCGCTGAGTCGCTGGCCGCCATCCGGCAAGGCGCCAGCGCAGCGTTGCGGATCGGGGCGATTCCCGCCGCCTCTGGTGCACTGGTCGCGCCGCTGCTGGGCGCCTTCTACGATGCCCATCCGGACGTCCACCTGGAATTGCAGGAAGACAGCGGGTCCAGCCTGCTGCCCCAGCTTGCCGGCGGCAACCTTGACGCGGTGTTCTGCCGGACGCCGCAGCGGCTGCCGGCAAGCCTGGTCTTCGAACCGTTGCTCGACGACGATGTGGTGATCCTCGCCGCGCCCAGCCATCCCATGGCCGGCCGGCGCAACCTGCCGCTCGAGGCGCTGGCCGGCGCGCGCTGGGTGCTGCCGGCAGCCAGCATCCAGCTGCGCGAGGTATTCGAAAGCCTGGTGCTCGGCGCGCTGCCCGAGGCCAAGTGGTTCCCGGTCTCGACACTGTCGCTGCCCGCGCTCGAAGGCCTGCTGCAACAGCCGGGCGCCGTCACCCTGATACCGCGCAGCGTGTCGGCCGGCATGCTCGCCGGTGCGCGCGTCTGCCGGCTCGACGTGGCCATGTCGGTGCCGCTGTCGCCGCTGGGCGTTGCGCACTCCGCGCACGATGCGCCTGGCCTGCTGCGGGACTTCCTGGCGCTGCTGCGTGAGCGGCTCGAACGGAAAACTACAACCGGGGGCCGGTGA